The genomic stretch AGCGCCGCCCGTCGGCCGCGCCCCGGGTGCCCGGCCGCCAGTCCGCCCAGTAACCGGTCGCGTCCCGGTCCGGCGGCCCCGCAGCCGGGGTGTGCAGCGCGACGAGACCGCGCTGCGCGTCCATCACCAGGTGGAACACCAGATCGCGCACCGCCCAGCCGGTGCAGGCCGTCGGCCGCCACGACGCGTCCTCGTCCAGCCCCGCGAGGACGTCGAGCAGTGCCCGGTAGGAGGCGTCCAGCACCTCCGCCGCGCCCGCCGCCCCCGCGGCGTCCGTACCCGATCCCGCCGTGCCCGATCCCGTCCGCCGCCGCGCGTTCGCGCGGGCGGCCGCGCGCTCGTCCATGGCCCGTCAGCCTAGGCAGCGACGCCGGAACGGTCCAGCGGCGGCTCCCGGGGCGGGGGAGCGGAGTTAGCCTGGAACCGACCGGTCAACCCAATGGAGGCAACGCCATGGCACGCACCGTCAAGACGCCGGGTCCCGACCACCCGATCACCGTCGAACCCACCGGCGCCCGCGTCGTGGTGCGG from Actinacidiphila yeochonensis CN732 encodes the following:
- a CDS encoding maleylpyruvate isomerase N-terminal domain-containing protein, coding for MDERAAARANARRRTGSGTAGSGTDAAGAAGAAEVLDASYRALLDVLAGLDEDASWRPTACTGWAVRDLVFHLVMDAQRGLVALHTPAAGPPDRDATGYWADWRPGTRGAADGRRFVRVGASMFLLFDQLRGLYAETASAAARAGRRRTRRRGWVRRGMC